A stretch of DNA from Brevibacillus ruminantium:
TCGCCACTTTTGATACGATATTCCTCTTGATTCAAACGGATCGTCAGTTCTCCTTCATATACCGTAATGAATTCCTCCGTGCCCTCGCGATGCGGTTCTGCGCTCACATATCCCCCGCTGTCAATCTCCACGGAATACATTTCAAACTGCCTGTTGTCCTCAAAAGGAAAAAAGGGATAGACTCTGTATTTTCCATCGTCTTGTTGCAGCATTTGAATCTCGCTTTTCGTAACGACACGGGTATCGGGCTGTGGATGGCTGATCAGCGCAGTAAACGAGATTTTTAAGCCATTCGCGATTTTCCAGACTGTTTGAATCGTTGGATTGGATTCTCCTCGTTCAATTTGGCCAAGCATCGTTTTGCTTACCCCTGTCATCTCGGCAACCTTGTCCAAACTGAGCTTCTTGCTCGTCCGCAAGGTCTTTAGGTTCTCCG
This window harbors:
- a CDS encoding helix-turn-helix domain-containing protein; its protein translation is MDNINVVLAENLKTLRTSKKLSLDKVAEMTGVSKTMLGQIERGESNPTIQTVWKIANGLKISFTALISHPQPDTRVVTKSEIQMLQQDDGKYRVYPFFPFEDNRQFEMYSVEIDSGGYVSAEPHREGTEEFITVYEGELTIRLNQEEYRIKSGESIRFKADRQHVYHNGGDLVTRLCMVISYPD